Proteins from one Salvelinus fontinalis isolate EN_2023a unplaced genomic scaffold, ASM2944872v1 scaffold_0537, whole genome shotgun sequence genomic window:
- the LOC129846430 gene encoding inositol 1,4,5-trisphosphate receptor-interacting protein-like: protein MQDTFLRVLVLAVSLLYPIPREDRTGQVQEQDGHIMGMQEREDWLQRERAKLEQEVAPLVTQEEGPIDQKPLQLEVQQVYQIDQNHYQKGLEETLIEQKHSQENKEEKDEEKEGSHIDQKLSQVHQDVPKTEQNLSPEDKEQSTIDLGLSLTLSQGNDQEQPASDTEASLNDKKLYHLDKDMAIVHQQWPQEVPTGSCHSDQQTSSERQEESQVDQQQSKTDQEAEQEVSPIFRTSSEGNQQEHLTDQPSNTHQEVKVPPNLRKSDDQQHLTEQYNTNQEETPILSESSKDDQQQEHVTNIIDSESDYTWYLWNAYSLISFVHFSIKFFRRRSQKKLHPGEILQEDMEDISVVKNLSAEVPLPDCDTLNRFYNKCVKVSPNESWRVTEFVEGFANDLLEAMRSMSDVEVGMVIEDFVVEGRISSLVCDIIVPIAPLEPYSFQFQLWCNQAIDDMPPEMEGCGRVKMVDGGVNQNGCPCHTAAIGDDDMLCLLCCDNEKVKVVKVTDVLDSALCSKHTPYLAKTQVTKWFQTTIRKAWGQISHKYEFELTFRNMDAPGALMVRFRSGKVITFDMAPVVKLKDTEAYFTISPSTPPRNNSLDTYWSLSLTTYEDHFLKYLTNHLPENSCHIHCLGIVAFLHKKQTGLTGRSILTDQHFKTVLIHLILSKKPSDWYPEHLGSRLRDALSFLENSLQGRKLLHSFIGKPLVPSEIGLPAVFSDAEPVNLFRPLAVQNGSYTKTVKHLQEMLRNSSMLIQEYLPKPKEYNGLDKTSTGIEC from the coding sequence ATGCAAGATACCTTTCTCCGGGTGCTTGTGCTGGCAGTTAGTCTACTGTATCCCATCCCCagagaggacagaacaggacaggttCAGGAGCAGGATGGTCACATAATGGGCATGCAGGAGCGTGAAGATTGGCTGCAGAGGGAGAGGGCAAAGCTGGAACAGGAAGTGGCACCACTGGTAACCCAAGAGGAAGGGCCCATCGACCAAAAACCCTTACAACTTGAAGTACAACAGGTCTATCAAATCGACCAGAACCATTATCAAAAGGGCTTGGAAGAGACTCTTATCGAACAGAAACATTCTCAAGAGAACAAAGAGGAGaaagatgaagagaaagagggatCTCACATTGACCAGAAGCTTTCACAAGTACACCAAGATGTACCTAAGACAGAGCAAAACCTCTCACCAGAGGACAAGGAACAGTCTACTATTGACCTCGGCCTATCATTAACCCTTTCACAAGGAAACGACCAAGAGCAGCCTGCTTCAGACACAGAGGCATCTCTCAATGACAAGAAACTGTACCACTTGGACAAGGACATGGCGATTGTCCATCAACAGTGGCCACAAGAGGTCCCGACTGGTAGTTGCCATAGTGACCAACAGACATCATCAGAGCGTCAGGAAGAGTCTCAGGTCGACCAACAGCAATCTAAAACAGACCAGGAAGCAGAACAggaggtgtcacccatcttcagAACATCATCAGAGGGGAACCAGCAAGAGCATCTCACAGACCAGCCGTCTAACACACATCAGGAAGTAAAAGTACCACCTAACCTCAGAAAGTCAGACGACCAGCAACATCTCACAGAACAATATAACACAAACCAGGAAGAGACACCGATTCTCAGTGAATCATCAAAGGATGACCAGCAGCAGGAGCATGTCACTAATATCATAGACTCGGAGAGCGACTACACCTGGTACCTATGGAACGCATACTCCCTCATCTCTTTTGTTCATTTCTCCATTAAATTCTTCAGAAGACGTTCACAGAAGAAGCTCCATCCAGGAGAGATCCTTCAGGAGGATATGGAAGACATCTCTGTCGTGAAAAACCTCTCGGCTGAAGTTCCGCTACCGGACTGTGATACACTCAACCGTTTTTACAACAAATGTGTCAAAGTCTCACCCAATGAGAGCTGGAGGGTGACTGAGTTTGTGGAGGGTTTTGCTAATGACCTATTAGAAGCCATGAGGAGCATGAGTGATGTGGAGGTTGGCATGGTGATTGAAGACTTTGTGGTGGAGGGCAGGATCAGTTCCCTGGTGTGTGACATCATAGTCCCCATTGCCCCGTTAGAGCCATACAGTTTCCAGTTTCAACTCTGGTGTAACCAGGCTATTGATGATATGCCACCTGAAATGGAGGGCTGTGGTAGAGTCAAAATGGTGGATGGTGGTGTGAACCAAAATGGCTGCCCATGTCACACAGCTGCCATAGGAGATGATGATATGCTATGCCTGCTGTGTTGTGACAATGAGAAAGTCAAAGTGGTGAAAGTCACTGATGTATTGGATAGTGCTCTTTGCTCGAAACACACCCCTTACCTGGCCAAAACCCAGGTTACCAAATGGTTCCAGACCACGATTAGAAAAGCTTGGGGACAGATATCCCACAAATATGAATTTGAGCTGACATTTCGCAATATGGACGCCCCAGGAGCTCTGATGGTTCGATTTAGATCAGGGAAAGTGATAACCTTCGATATGGCTCCCGTGGTTAAACTCAAAGACACTGAAGCTTATTTCACCATTTCTCCTTCCACCCCACCTAGGAACAACTCCTTGGACACATACTGGAGCCTCTCATTGACCACTTACGAGGACCACTTCCTGAAGTATCTGACCAATCACCTGCCTGAAAACTCCTGCCACATTCACTGCCTTGGAATTGTAGCGTTCCTTCACAAAAAGCAAACGGGCCTCACAGGCAGAAGTATCCTTACAGATCAACACTTCAAAACAGTGTTAATTCACTTGATTTTGAGTAAAAAGCCTTCTGACTGGTACCCTGAACACTTGGGTAGCAGATTACGTGATGCTTTGAGCTTCCTAGAAAATAGCCTTCAGGGCAGGAAGTTGCTTCACAGCTTTATTGGAAAACCTCTGGTTCCAAGTGAGATTGGACTCCCTGCTGTATTCAGTGATGCAGAGCCTGTAAACCTCTTCCGCCCTCTTGCGGTACAAAATGGCAGCTACACCAAGACTGTAAAGCACTTGCAAGAGATGCTCAGGAACTCTTCCATGCTGATACAGGAGTATTTGCCAAAGCCAAAGGAATACAATGGTCTAGACAAAACTTCCACTGGTATAGAgtgttaa